A window of Prolixibacter sp. SD074 contains these coding sequences:
- the nusB gene encoding transcription antitermination factor NusB, giving the protein MISRRIIRTKVLQILYAHFTTTGKTINQSESELNFSIRKTYDLYHLLFALLIEIRDLAKERQTAGKHKNIPSWDDLHPNTRFVDNHIINRLKENEALNSYIEQNKISWKENPELIRKLYRELVESKFYQQYLLAESNSIQSDQKLCERFFIEMVLNNDLFESELEEQSIYWNDDLDFVVSMVIKTIKKVKQDPSPNLRLLSLYKDDEDRDYTIKLFRKTILKHEENHKIIELYTKNWDVERVALMDVLILEMAITELTDFPSIPIKVTLNEYIELSKYYSTKRSSTFINGVLDRISKDFQEDGRVVKAGRGLLDGK; this is encoded by the coding sequence ATGATTAGCCGTAGGATCATCCGCACCAAGGTATTGCAGATTCTGTATGCCCACTTTACCACAACAGGGAAAACCATTAACCAGTCAGAATCAGAACTAAACTTCAGCATCCGCAAAACATACGACCTCTATCACTTATTGTTTGCTTTGCTTATTGAAATTCGTGATTTAGCCAAAGAACGACAGACAGCCGGAAAACATAAAAATATTCCATCTTGGGACGATCTTCACCCCAACACACGTTTTGTCGATAATCACATTATTAACCGGCTGAAAGAAAATGAAGCACTGAACAGCTACATTGAGCAAAATAAAATTAGCTGGAAGGAAAATCCGGAACTAATCCGGAAGCTTTACCGCGAATTGGTTGAATCAAAATTTTACCAGCAATACCTTTTGGCTGAATCGAATAGTATTCAATCTGACCAGAAGCTTTGCGAACGTTTCTTCATTGAAATGGTACTGAACAACGATCTTTTCGAAAGCGAACTGGAAGAACAAAGCATTTACTGGAACGACGACCTGGATTTTGTTGTCAGTATGGTCATAAAAACCATCAAAAAAGTAAAACAGGATCCGTCTCCAAACCTTCGCTTGCTTTCACTTTACAAGGACGATGAAGATCGCGATTACACCATTAAATTGTTCAGGAAAACGATTCTGAAACACGAGGAAAATCACAAAATCATCGAGTTGTACACCAAAAACTGGGATGTGGAACGTGTTGCGCTGATGGACGTACTCATACTGGAGATGGCCATTACCGAATTAACCGATTTCCCATCCATTCCGATTAAAGTAACGCTGAACGAATACATCGAACTTTCGAAATATTACAGTACGAAGCGTAGTTCCACCTTTATTAATGGAGTACTCGATCGGATAAGCAAGGATTTTCAGGAAGATGGCCGTGTTGTAAAAGCCGGCCGCGGACTGTTGGATGGAAAATAA
- a CDS encoding low specificity L-threonine aldolase: MTHERGFASDNNSGIHPDILNAMVEANQGHAVGYGGDRWTEQAIQLFKKEFGNDTEVFFVFNGTGANILSLKSASRSFNSIICAETAHIQVDECGAPEKFTGSKLLPVSTSDGKLRPEDIKPHLHGFGFEHHAQPGVISITQATELGTVYRKEEIQALADLAHGHGMYLHMDGARLANAAVALDMNFREFTRDAGVDILSFGGTKNGMMIGEAVVSFKPELATFTKYFRKQAAQLSSKMRFISTQFIPYLGDGLWKKNATHANRMARLLEEEIRSIEGVEITQPVDANGVFAIIPGELILELQKEFFFYTWDEQRNEVRWMTSFDTTEEDIHTFGNLLRQKMKK, encoded by the coding sequence ATGACACATGAAAGAGGCTTTGCCAGCGACAATAATTCGGGCATTCACCCCGATATTCTGAACGCAATGGTTGAAGCCAACCAGGGCCATGCCGTTGGTTACGGCGGAGATAGATGGACCGAACAAGCCATACAACTTTTTAAAAAGGAGTTTGGTAACGATACCGAAGTATTTTTCGTATTCAACGGCACCGGAGCCAATATTCTCAGTTTGAAATCAGCCTCCCGTTCATTCAATTCCATCATCTGCGCCGAAACGGCACACATCCAGGTGGACGAATGCGGTGCCCCGGAAAAATTTACCGGCAGCAAGCTTCTCCCGGTCAGCACTTCAGACGGAAAGCTTCGTCCGGAAGATATCAAACCGCATCTTCATGGTTTTGGCTTCGAGCACCATGCCCAGCCCGGAGTTATCAGCATTACGCAGGCCACCGAATTGGGAACCGTTTACCGGAAAGAAGAAATTCAGGCTTTGGCTGATTTAGCGCACGGGCATGGTATGTACCTCCACATGGATGGTGCCCGTTTGGCCAATGCGGCTGTAGCGCTTGATATGAACTTTCGCGAATTCACCCGCGATGCAGGAGTCGATATTCTTTCCTTCGGAGGTACCAAAAATGGTATGATGATAGGGGAAGCGGTTGTTTCCTTCAAACCGGAACTGGCTACTTTCACGAAATATTTTCGCAAACAGGCTGCACAGTTAAGTTCTAAAATGCGCTTCATTAGTACCCAATTTATTCCTTACCTGGGCGACGGATTGTGGAAGAAAAATGCAACGCATGCCAACCGTATGGCCCGGTTACTGGAAGAAGAAATTCGATCCATCGAAGGAGTTGAAATTACCCAGCCAGTAGATGCAAACGGCGTATTTGCTATCATTCCAGGCGAATTAATCCTTGAATTACAAAAAGAGTTTTTCTTTTATACCTGGGACGAGCAGCGCAATGAAGTACGCTGGATGACCTCGTTCGATACGACGGAAGAAGACATTCACACGTTCGGAAACCTGCTTCGGCAAAAAATGAAAAAATGA
- a CDS encoding rhomboid family intramembrane serine protease yields MSVFRYIPGNHYTEEQKQLDKRIFRHSLFFPTFLIVLLWLIRLFETEFHLDLAPGGIYPLHVKGLPGIITAPLVHGSFSHLMANTVPLFLLTLALLFFYRELAYRIFFLIWILSGIFVWLGAREAWHIGASGVIYGLAAFLFMSGIVRNNVRLLTISIIVVFLYGGLFWGIFPMKPEISWEGHLWGGVSGIVLAVVYRKKGPPAEEHPWDEEDEEDEASSTEEKAIETFPVSDSGKTKLSDSSQSFPDDGKSS; encoded by the coding sequence ATGAGCGTATTCCGGTATATTCCGGGCAATCACTACACCGAAGAGCAAAAGCAACTGGATAAACGGATTTTCAGGCATAGCCTGTTCTTTCCCACTTTTCTGATTGTTCTGCTTTGGCTAATCAGGTTATTTGAAACAGAGTTTCACCTCGACCTGGCACCGGGAGGGATCTATCCCCTGCATGTGAAAGGATTGCCCGGAATCATTACCGCGCCATTGGTCCACGGTAGCTTCAGCCACCTGATGGCCAATACTGTTCCACTTTTCTTATTAACCCTTGCCCTGTTATTTTTCTACCGGGAATTAGCCTACCGCATCTTTTTCCTCATCTGGATCTTATCGGGAATATTCGTTTGGCTGGGAGCACGGGAAGCCTGGCATATTGGGGCCAGCGGGGTTATTTACGGTTTGGCCGCCTTTCTCTTTATGAGCGGTATTGTTCGCAACAATGTTCGTTTGCTCACCATATCAATCATTGTAGTTTTCCTATATGGAGGTCTGTTTTGGGGAATCTTTCCCATGAAACCCGAAATTTCATGGGAAGGGCATTTATGGGGAGGTGTTTCGGGTATTGTGCTGGCTGTTGTTTACCGGAAAAAAGGACCTCCTGCGGAAGAACATCCATGGGATGAAGAAGATGAGGAGGATGAAGCGTCTTCTACCGAAGAAAAAGCCATTGAAACCTTCCCGGTATCCGACTCCGGGAAAACAAAACTATCCGATTCATCACAAAGCTTTCCCGATGATGGAAAGTCATCCTGA
- a CDS encoding deoxyribodipyrimidine photo-lyase: protein MRKKEKSVVSIFWFRRDLRLEDNVGLMHALKTRENVLPLFVFDPEVFQRDENNRNVQVGFVYDTLLGIKEKLEIIGSGLYVAAGKPLDVFKALMDSYHIFCVYANREYEPYTLRRDDEVAAYLTSQRVEFHTYKDHVLFEQNEIVKDNGEPYTVFTAYKQRFQRKLNQSMVVAAVISTYAYNFLRTLPLAMPSLESMGYSRVEVPVPPRKLPAGLLKGYETDRDFPARNGTSHLGVHLRFGTVSIRKVTALAMQHSDTFLNELIWRNFYSVILWFFPRVVHASFKPAYDEIVWDNNKEHFKAWCEGRTGYPLVDAGMRELNATGYMHNRVRMVTASFLCKHLLVDWRWGEAYFARKLLDYDLASNNGGWQWAAGSGNDSAPYFRVFNPELQAKKFDPDGEYIVKWIPEYGTMSYPKPIVVHAEACERALARYAEAVKAKA from the coding sequence ATGAGAAAGAAAGAGAAAAGTGTGGTTAGTATTTTCTGGTTCCGTCGCGACCTGCGGCTGGAAGACAATGTTGGTCTCATGCATGCCCTGAAAACCAGGGAAAATGTGTTGCCTTTGTTTGTATTTGACCCGGAAGTTTTTCAACGGGACGAAAACAACCGAAATGTTCAGGTGGGCTTTGTGTATGATACATTACTGGGAATAAAAGAAAAACTTGAAATTATTGGTTCCGGGTTGTATGTGGCTGCCGGCAAACCGCTCGATGTCTTTAAGGCATTGATGGACAGCTATCATATTTTCTGTGTGTATGCCAACCGGGAGTATGAACCTTATACGCTTCGGCGGGATGACGAAGTTGCTGCTTATCTTACCAGCCAGAGGGTGGAGTTTCATACCTATAAGGATCATGTTTTGTTTGAGCAAAACGAAATTGTAAAAGACAACGGTGAACCCTATACGGTATTTACGGCCTACAAACAACGGTTTCAGCGAAAGCTGAATCAGTCGATGGTTGTGGCGGCAGTAATTTCAACGTATGCATATAATTTTCTCAGGACTTTGCCGCTTGCCATGCCTTCGCTGGAGAGTATGGGATATTCGCGGGTAGAAGTACCTGTTCCTCCCCGGAAGTTACCTGCCGGGTTGCTGAAGGGTTATGAAACGGATCGGGATTTTCCTGCCCGGAATGGAACGTCACATCTTGGTGTGCACCTGCGATTTGGCACCGTAAGTATCCGGAAAGTAACGGCGCTGGCGATGCAACATTCCGATACGTTTCTGAATGAACTGATTTGGCGGAACTTTTACAGTGTTATCTTGTGGTTTTTTCCCCGGGTTGTTCATGCTTCTTTTAAGCCGGCTTACGATGAAATTGTCTGGGACAACAACAAGGAGCATTTCAAAGCCTGGTGCGAAGGACGGACCGGCTATCCGTTGGTTGATGCCGGGATGCGCGAACTGAACGCCACCGGATACATGCACAACCGTGTGCGGATGGTTACGGCCAGTTTCCTGTGCAAACATTTGCTTGTCGACTGGCGTTGGGGAGAAGCATATTTTGCCCGGAAATTATTGGATTATGATTTGGCGTCGAATAATGGAGGGTGGCAGTGGGCTGCTGGCTCGGGAAACGATTCAGCGCCTTATTTTCGTGTTTTTAATCCGGAATTGCAGGCCAAGAAGTTTGATCCGGACGGAGAGTACATTGTAAAATGGATTCCGGAATATGGAACGATGTCCTATCCGAAACCCATTGTAGTTCACGCCGAAGCCTGTGAACGGGCGCTTGCACGTTATGCCGAAGCAGTAAAAGCTAAAGCTTAG